The genomic region TCCCCAAAATAGTCTGGTTGCTCAAACTAAGATAACTCTTTTCCATAGGGCAAAGTCTAGTCCAGTCCTGTCAtaaaattaatactccctccgtcccaagagtgttcttatattatgggacggagggagtagtgattTCCACTTTTTACCCAGTAGATGCAATCTTGTGACAACGTTACTTTATTTTAAAATACCTGGCCACATTTTACTCAGTTGTGACCTTTGTTATGGCTTTTATCCTATTTATATTTCCCTTGACTGACAATGCAGCTGACTAGGTGGACAACTCAGGTTCGTAATCGCCGGGGGTGTAGTGGCTGAACCCCACCTCGGTGCACCCACGCAAGAAAACATACCAAAACAtctcgaatttttttgaaactttgtggaaatgatcatcaacaaatgttaGAGAGGCTTGCCAAGTTTGGTGGTCAAATGACATCCGAGGAAAACTGTACAAAAATAACAAAATTACAAATTGGTCAAACAGTGCACTTACATTTTGAGTAAATTTGAGTAATTTTGTCTGTTTTGTATAGAGCTCACTGGATGTCATTTGACCATGAAAATTTGCAAGCCTCTCtaacatttgttgatgatcattcccacaaagtttcagattttttcaaaatgttttcaTATGTTTTCTTGCGTGGGTGCACCGTGGGTGCATCAAGGGTGGGTGTAGAAAaactgttagagttataatataagtcatgtacccctttgtatttatcccgttgtataaggggtttcctgcatatgttccacacctgtacatgtatatatatcggcctatggcctcatgggaatacaagttgcatatttcctaacatggtattagagccctAGGGTTTTTTTTTCGCACGCCGCAACTCGTGCTCGATCCCGTCGTGCACGGACGTTTCCGTTTCCTTCTCCCCGGACGGCCGCTGCTGCTTCCTCTCCTATTCTGCTCCGGTGGAATCTTACCCATCCATCCACGCCAGGTCCTGATCCGCCGCCCCGGCCTGAAGCATCCACGCCCGCCGGCCTCCTCAGCACGTGTTGGGGCGCTGCTTCTTCTTCTGGACGCCACAGCCGCCACGTGGTCTGCAAGGTCGGGCAGACTAATCCGGCCGCTCGCTGTTGGCCCGTGACGGCCCGCCTGAACCTGACGTGTGCATGTACAAGTCTCATCCCAATGTGTGCTTGTTCACATGCGGCTGCTGCACCATCTTCCTCCCGTGAAGGCCCGTGACGTGGTGCACTAGCCTCCCCCACTTGATTCTGCTCCGCCGCCGCCTACTGATTCCGATCTGATTTGCTCGGCCGCTGTGTTGGCTGTTTGACTGGTTGCCTTccgataaaaaaaaagaaaaaaaaagaaaaaaaaggaagcatCATGTCGTCGGGTACAATTTCCTCTCCACACTGTCCGCTGATTTTGGAAGGCGTACCCTACACTGATCCTGTCTCGCATATGCGCTTTTCCTCGATGCTTGGTGCTCGTCAGCCTGTGACGTCGTCCGCTACGGCATCTTCCGCCTGTTGTGTTGGTCACTCCTCCGCGACTCTTCTCCCGACCTCTGCACATGGTGACCGTCGCTCTACGTCGACTCCTCTCGCGACTTTCACTGGTAGTGCTGGTGCATATGGTTCCGTCGACTCCGCCTCGCACAGGCGTCTTCCATTGACGCTTGGCGCTTGTCTACATACGGCCTCGTCTCCTCCACCAGCCTGTGTGGATACTACTGGTCATGCTACACCGCCACATCTAGCGGCTTCCACAGGTGGTGGTGGCCGCTTCTCTCCCGGTGCTCCCGGTGCTACTGCGTCGACTACTTCAGCTGTGTACTTCACTGAGGAGGAGATTGCGCGACTTCGCGCCCTGCTGGTTGCCTCAGACTCTATTGTCGGGCGCATCTACGTCGACCTCTTCAGTTGCGCCCCTGACCGAGCAGGAGATTGTGCGAGTTCGATGCCTGCTAGCTCCATCCTCCGGTTCTCCATCGACAGGTTCTGCTGGTTCTACTGCTGACTCTTCTGGCATTGTGAGACCACCTTCTACACAAGCAGGTACATCTCCGTGGattcttgatactggagcatcttttCATATGACTCATGATTCATCCACTCTGTCCTCTACTCGACCTCTCGATTCTCCTGTTCATGTTCTTACTGCTGATGGTACCTCTCTCCCGGTTATTGGCCGAGGCATTCTTAGCACTTCTTCTTttcatgttcctgatgttgctcatgttccccgacttaccatgcagctcatttctggtggacaaattgttgactctggttgtcgtgtcattctcgACTTTGACTCTTGTTCCGTTCTGGACCGCCATACTGGTACTCTCCTTGGTGCCGGTCCTCGACGTCGTGACTCTCAGGGTCTctgggagcttgactggcttcatcttccgtccgctgctgctgccgccagtctctcctcctctgttgccttgtctaccagctcttttcagcagtggcatcatcgccttggtcacctATGTGGCTCTCGTCTCTCATCCTTAGTTCGACGTGGTCTTCTTGGATCCGTCTCCGGCGGTGTGTCTTTAGACTGTCAGGGCTGTCGGCTTGGTAAACAGGTCCAGTTACCTTATCCTCACAGCGACACTgtgtctcagcgtccttttgacctTGTTCACTCTGATGTCTGGGGTCCAGCTCCCTTTGCCTCGAAGGGAggtcatcgctactatattatcttcatagatgatttctctcggCACACATGGATATATTTtatgtcttctcgtagtgaggtcttatctatctATAAGCATTTTGCTGCCATGGTCCACACTCAGTTCTCTACGCCTATTCGTGTGTTCCGTGCTGACTctgctggagagtatatctccaaGATGTTGCGTGGAGTTCTTGCCGAGCAAGGTACTCTTgctcagttctcttgtcctggtgctcatgctcagaatggcgtgggtgagcgcaagcatcgtcaccttcttgagacggctcgtgcgttgatgatcgccgcctctcttccacctcatttttgggccgaggctgtttcctatgtttttaaggcgacgccttaccgccttagggagggggggcgctttggcgcctaggcgacgcctaggcgggcgctttggacgcctaggcgcccaaagcggtcgattttccaaagcggagggggagcgcttcgacgcctaggcgtcgcctaggcgtcGCCTTAGGGACGCTTTAAAAACATAGGCTGTTTCcacttccacctatctcatcaaccttcagccttCCACTGCTTTGCAGGGTGGCGTTCCTTTCGAGCGTCTCTTTGATCGTTCTCCTGATTAATCGGCGCTTcgtttgtttggttgtgtttgctatgttcttctagcccctcgtgaacgcaccaaactgttcgctcagtctgttgagtgtgtcttcttaggctatagtgatgagcataagggctatcgttgttgggatcctatcggtcgtcggatgcgtatttctcgggatgtaacttttgatgagtctcgtcctttctacccgcgtccatcttcctcaaccttttcagtggaggatatctctttcctcacttttcctgacaCACCTCCCTCTGTGCCCAGTATTCCTATTCCTCGTCCTGCTGTTGCAGATCCGACGCCATCCTCTCCTACAGATtcttctccaccttcatcaccgcCACATTTCCCatctccaccttcatcaccgatacctTCCCCTTCTCCACCTTCGTCCTCGCTACATTCCCCGTCTCCACCTCCAGTGATTCCACCTCTTCCCTCCTTTCCTTTTCATTATACTCGTCGTCCACGTGTTCTAGATAAATCCACTGACGTGCCATCTACTTCTGGTGCGTCGTCCTCCTCATCCCAGCCGCCTTATGGTCTTCGGGCTCGGCCTCGCCCTCCCCTGACCGCTATTCTCCTAGTCGATATGCTCTTTCGGCTATACTCGAGCCTACGTCTTATCGCGATGCtcttgttcatcctgaatggcagtttgcgatggcagaggagcttGCTGCTCTTGAGCGCACCGGCacgtgggatcttgtttctcttcctcccggtgttcgtcccatcacttgtaagtgggtctacaaggttaagactcgctctgatggttctcttgagcgttacaaagctcgtcttgtggctcgtggttttcagcaggagcatggtcgtgattccgatgagacatttgctcctgtggcccatatgaccactatccGCACACTTCTCGCTGTGGCCTCTATTCGTCATTGGTCTgtttctcagcttgatgttaagaatgcctttcttaatggtgagctgcgtgaggaggtatACATGCAGCccccacctgggtattctgttcctgatggcatggtctgtcgtcttcgtcgctttctctatggccttaagcaagcccctcgcgcctggtttgagcgttttgcctctgtggtgactgccgctggttttTCAGCGAGTGATCATGATCCAGCGTTGTTTGTCCACATTTCcactcgtggtcggactcttcttcttctctatgttgatgacatgatcatcactggcgacgaccctgagtatattgcctttgtaaaggctcgtcttagtgagcagtttcttatgtctgatcttggacctcttcgctactttcttgggattgaagtctcttctacctctgatggcttttttatattccaggaaaagtatatccaggatattcttgctcgtgctgctcttactgacgagcgcattgttgagactcctatggagctcaatcttcacctccgtgctactgatggtgatcctctccctgacccgacgcgttatcgtcatcttgttggcagtcttgtctatctagctgtcactcgtccggacatctcttatccggttcatattctgagtcagttcgtctctgctcccacatcggttcactatagtcatctccgTCGTGTTCTtcgatatcttcggggcacgatctctcaccgtctattctttcctcgctccagttctttacagcttcaggcctattcggatgctacgtgggctagtgatccctcagatcgctgttcactttctgcttactgtgtttttcttggtggttctctcattgcctggaagacgaagaaacagattgcagtttcccgttcgagtgccgaggctgagttgcgagcaatggctcttttgacggcagaggtgacttggttacggtggttacttcaggattttggtgtttctgtcactacaccgactctgctcttatctgacagtacaggtgctattagcattgcgcgcgatcctgtgaagcatgagctcaccaagcatattggtgttgatgctttctatgtgcgcgctggtgtgcaggatcaggttattgctcttcagtatgtgccttctgagttacagttggcggatttcctgacgaaggcccagactagagcacaacatggcttttatctctccaaactcagtgttgttcatccaccatgagtttgaggggggggtgttagagttataatataagtcatgtacccctttgtatttatcccgttgtataaggggtttcctgcatatgttccacacctgtacatgtatatatatcggcctatggcctcatgggaatacaagttgcatatttcctaacaaAAACCACTCTCATTCTGATATGGGGCATGAGCAGTGTGGTGCAGCCGTGCAGCTAGCAGTACCTATTCAGCAAAACTAACACAATTTTTCATAGAACTTGACTGAACCAGAGGGATTTTTCATAATTTGGTATATATATATCTTCTACGAGTAGTGAGATACCATGTCTTCCTaacaagtggatctagcttttcagTTCGGGGACATAATGTCACAAGTTCAGTACTAATGATTAAAATGTGGCAAGATATGTTAAATAGGGGAAAATCTGTCTCAAGGGGTAAAAAGTGAAACTTATAGTCATAATGTTTTGTGCGTGATTACAGGAAGAGTTTGCCGACCAAGGCCAATCGAGAGATACAAAAGCTGGAGCAAGAAGTTCGGTTACTCATCCTGAATGTCGCAAAGGAACACAGCCGTGGCAGCAGCAGCGAACACGACGATTGCATAAAGACTAAACACAATGGCCTTCTCCGCTCGATTGTCAATAGTGCTCGCCATTGTCCGGCCAGCTTCCGTGGCAGCGCCGAGGACTACATCGTCGACAACTGCAAGAGCATCTACTTTGCTGGGCACGAGACTACAGCCGTCACCGTCACCTGGTGCCTGATGTTGCTGGCCACACACCCGGCGTGGCAGGACCGTGCCCGTGCCGAGGCTCTAGAGGTGTGCCGTGGAGGCACAGAGCTCGACGTCGACGTCCTCCGGCGGCTGAAAACGGTGAGAAAGCATCCCGTCATGCATCAATCAGTCTCGAGAAGCTGGCATAACCATTACTACATTCCTTTTCCAGATCACCATGGTGATCCAGGAGACTCTCCGGCTGTACCCTCCGGGGTCATTGATTATGCGCGAAGCGCTGAAGGACTTCAAGCTCGGTGGGCTCGACATCCCACGGGGGACGATCATCCAGATAGCCATAGCAATGCTGCACCTCGACAAGGATGTTTGGGGCCAGGACGCCGGTGAGTTCCGGCCTGATCGGTTTGCGAACGGCGCCGCTGCGGCGTGCGAGCCGTCACACATGTACCTGCCGTTTGGGCACGGGCCCAGAATTTGTGCTGGGCAGAACCTGGCGATGATGGAGCTGAAGGTGGTGCTCGTGCGCCTGCTGAGCAAGTTCGCCTTCGCACCGTCGCCCGGGTACCGGCACGCGCCGTTGTTCCGGCTCACCGTCGAGCCTGGGTTCGGCATGCCTCTTGTCGTCACGAAGCTTCCATGATCTCTCTCACTGCCATCTGTGGCAAGAAGGTGCCGCGCCTGATGAAAACAGTGACGCCACCACTCCACTGTGTTTGTAATCGGCAAGGCGGTGCTTTCGTCGGTACTTTCTGCGGCGcaagattcagtaagttcagaAAACACTGGCAAAGCAAGGTATGGTTATTGATGACATGGTACCCGTATCTCCCCCAAATGATATTTCTTGGACCCTGATAAGTGTCACACCTATGGCACGAACACATGACAACTTCGAACgttttttatggcaagtttagtgaCGCGAGGATGGCGACTTTAGTTGTCAAGCATGACAACTTTCTTTTCGAAtggcaagtttctgttttttctttggaTTTGTTCTCTTTtcggatgacaactttagttgtaaaAACCGTCGTCGGGGCCGGAGTGCttcatgccacacgtgtggcacttatcatttagGTATTTCTTTTGTTAGAAAGCAATTCTTTGCTCAAACTGAATTATTATTTTTACTTCTAGtatttattttaaatttttttgGAAAAGAGGGGTTTCCTCCGGTCTCATTTCATCATAAAACGAAGCCAGCAACAATTATCAGTACTGATTGTGCCGAATCGCAAGGAGCTTACATTGATGTAAGTGCCCGGCCCTGGATTTCCCTTGGATGCAGTTGACATTTCTCCAGACACTTTCGAATAGCAGCCCTGATCCTTGTCATTTTGAAACCGATCAGGGAGGAACGCCCATCACCCATTTGAAACAATCTCTCTTACGGTCTTACCTC from Triticum aestivum cultivar Chinese Spring chromosome 4A, IWGSC CS RefSeq v2.1, whole genome shotgun sequence harbors:
- the LOC123086650 gene encoding cytochrome P450 714C3 isoform X1; its protein translation is MGKLHLLALLLPVLLGLPLLYICEILWLRPERIRKKLRKQGVRGPRPTLLYGNTQEIKRIRQEALPAQKQDTSNYMSTLFPQFMIWRETYGSVFLYSTGAVEILYVSDPGMVKDMSHCTSSELGKPIFIQKSRKPLFGEGILVANGNIWAYQRKIIAQEFFMEKIKVMIELIVEASAPLLEAWDSMLDGTGGSREIDVDGYLRSFSADVIARACFGSNFATGEEIFYKLRQLQKAISQQDALVGLSAVWKSLPTKANREIQKLEQEVRLLILNVAKEHSRGSSSEHDDCIKTKHNGLLRSIVNSARHCPASFRGSAEDYIVDNCKSIYFAGHETTAVTVTWCLMLLATHPAWQDRARAEALEVCRGGTELDVDVLRRLKTITMVIQETLRLYPPGSLIMREALKDFKLGGLDIPRGTIIQIAIAMLHLDKDVWGQDAGEFRPDRFANGAAAACEPSHMYLPFGHGPRICAGQNLAMMELKVVLVRLLSKFAFAPSPGYRHAPLFRLTVEPGFGMPLVVTKLP
- the LOC123086650 gene encoding cytochrome P450 714C3 isoform X2, whose protein sequence is MLFSKPQTQSHLTPSLRRRLPPPAPPLLLRFLIDVAVLSCSRHLGSVFLYSTGAVEILYVSDPGMVKDMSHCTSSELGKPIFIQKSRKPLFGEGILVANGNIWAYQRKIIAQEFFMEKIKVMIELIVEASAPLLEAWDSMLDGTGGSREIDVDGYLRSFSADVIARACFGSNFATGEEIFYKLRQLQKAISQQDALVGLSAVWKSLPTKANREIQKLEQEVRLLILNVAKEHSRGSSSEHDDCIKTKHNGLLRSIVNSARHCPASFRGSAEDYIVDNCKSIYFAGHETTAVTVTWCLMLLATHPAWQDRARAEALEVCRGGTELDVDVLRRLKTITMVIQETLRLYPPGSLIMREALKDFKLGGLDIPRGTIIQIAIAMLHLDKDVWGQDAGEFRPDRFANGAAAACEPSHMYLPFGHGPRICAGQNLAMMELKVVLVRLLSKFAFAPSPGYRHAPLFRLTVEPGFGMPLVVTKLP